In Cystobacter ferrugineus, the following are encoded in one genomic region:
- a CDS encoding methyltransferase, whose translation MSEAPSGPRALLHLLFNGARAVDVVETALRLGLLDALEPGPVTLAALSERHGLVPARLDKFLDCLESLGLVRREPPPDAHGETRYAAVPGLRAAAEAVLGPRSQERDRETYAWRELYGHLPEVLRGERSVSPRSFDWPPRTPEQVAGFEASMAAGLGPIVETFRAHADALFPAGTRLLDVGGGDGSLAAHLLEARPGLHVDVYNLPSCEPLVERTRRARGLEGRLGFVAGDFLREPLPRGHDALAFVRVLHDWPEDTALALLRAAFEALPPGGRLLICEEFRTPERLAAQFFWSYFLMGVDSCGSRLRDVAFYTRALPALDFREVRVLPGPFELVTALRP comes from the coding sequence ATGAGCGAGGCGCCCTCCGGGCCTCGCGCCCTGCTCCACCTGCTCTTCAACGGAGCACGTGCCGTGGACGTCGTGGAGACGGCACTGCGCCTGGGGCTGCTCGACGCGCTCGAGCCAGGACCGGTGACGCTCGCGGCCCTGAGCGAGCGCCATGGCCTCGTGCCCGCGCGCCTCGACAAGTTCCTCGACTGCCTGGAGAGCCTGGGACTCGTGCGGCGCGAGCCCCCTCCGGACGCGCACGGGGAGACGCGCTACGCGGCCGTACCGGGCCTGCGCGCCGCGGCCGAGGCCGTGCTGGGTCCCCGCTCACAGGAGCGGGATCGGGAGACGTACGCCTGGCGTGAGCTGTACGGCCATCTGCCCGAGGTGCTGCGCGGTGAGCGGAGCGTGTCCCCCCGGTCCTTCGACTGGCCTCCGCGCACGCCCGAGCAGGTGGCTGGCTTCGAGGCCAGCATGGCGGCGGGGCTCGGCCCCATCGTGGAGACCTTCCGCGCCCACGCCGACGCCCTCTTCCCCGCGGGCACGCGGCTGCTGGACGTGGGGGGCGGAGATGGCAGCCTCGCGGCGCACCTGCTGGAAGCCCGGCCCGGCCTGCACGTGGATGTCTACAACCTGCCCTCGTGCGAGCCCCTGGTGGAGCGGACCCGGCGGGCGCGCGGCCTCGAGGGCCGGCTCGGCTTCGTGGCCGGGGACTTCCTGCGCGAGCCCCTGCCCCGTGGCCATGATGCCCTGGCCTTCGTGCGCGTGCTCCATGACTGGCCCGAGGACACGGCTCTCGCCCTGCTGCGCGCCGCCTTCGAGGCCCTGCCTCCGGGCGGCCGGCTCCTCATCTGCGAGGAGTTCCGCACCCCGGAGCGGCTCGCCGCCCAGTTCTTCTGGTCCTACTTCCTCATGGGGGTGGACTCCTGCGGCAGCCGCCTGCGCGACGTCGCGTTCTACACGCGCGCCCTCCCGGCGTTGGACTTCCGCGAGGTGCGCGTCCTTCCCGGCCCCTTCGAGCTCGTCACCGCCCTGCGGCCCTGA
- a CDS encoding response regulator transcription factor, which translates to MRERIRVGILEDQTVLRESLVALFEGSGMEVCASGGDVESLLAQMQDKPLDVAIVDLRLENSGNWAVDNGLRLVEVLRERYPHTRAIVFSAHREASLLERCFQAGAAGYLCKLNASGTALLSAVEQVARGESLVPPELVSPGAGASDVRASPLERLTQREREVLELVAAGSDNLQISARLGITERTVKAHVSNLYRKMGVQNRVEMAMIAYQSGFARPPPPQPQPAEFPK; encoded by the coding sequence ATGCGGGAACGTATTCGGGTCGGCATCCTGGAGGATCAGACGGTTCTGAGGGAGAGCCTGGTCGCCCTCTTCGAGGGCTCTGGCATGGAGGTGTGTGCTTCGGGCGGGGACGTGGAGAGCCTGCTGGCCCAGATGCAGGACAAGCCGCTGGACGTGGCCATCGTGGATCTGCGTCTGGAGAACTCGGGGAACTGGGCGGTGGACAATGGCCTGCGCCTGGTGGAGGTGCTGCGCGAGCGCTATCCCCACACCCGCGCGATCGTGTTCTCCGCCCATCGCGAGGCCTCCCTGCTGGAGCGCTGCTTCCAGGCGGGAGCGGCCGGCTACCTGTGCAAGCTCAACGCGAGCGGCACGGCGCTGTTGTCCGCCGTCGAGCAGGTGGCGCGCGGGGAGTCGCTCGTTCCTCCGGAGCTGGTGAGCCCGGGCGCTGGCGCCTCGGACGTGCGCGCCTCCCCGCTGGAGCGGCTCACCCAGCGCGAGCGCGAGGTGCTGGAGCTGGTGGCGGCCGGCTCGGACAACCTCCAGATCTCCGCGCGCCTGGGCATTACCGAGCGCACCGTGAAGGCCCACGTCTCCAATCTCTACCGGAAGATGGGCGTGCAGAACCGCGTGGAGATGGCGATGATCGCCTACCAGAGCGGTTTCGCCCGCCCGCCGCCGCCGCAGCCGCAGCCGGCCGAGTTTCCCAAGTAG
- a CDS encoding response regulator, with translation MSEIENKIRVLVVDDDVDQLMLVERTLHSYGFEIRTHRSSLGVSNLVRTVMPDLVLLDVNIPALSGDKVLALARNQAPSTTRFILYSASDEARLRSLSLASGADGYISKSVQGESLARKLISIYKKSRLPAASAR, from the coding sequence ATGTCCGAGATCGAGAACAAGATTCGCGTGCTCGTGGTGGACGACGACGTCGACCAGCTGATGCTGGTCGAGCGCACCCTGCACTCCTACGGCTTCGAGATCCGCACGCACCGCTCCTCGCTGGGCGTGTCCAACCTGGTGCGCACGGTGATGCCGGATCTCGTCCTGCTGGACGTGAACATCCCGGCGCTCAGCGGGGACAAGGTGCTGGCGCTCGCGCGCAACCAGGCGCCCTCCACCACGCGATTCATCCTCTACTCGGCCTCGGACGAGGCCCGGCTGCGCTCGCTCTCCCTGGCGTCGGGCGCGGACGGCTACATCTCCAAGAGCGTCCAGGGCGAGTCGCTCGCCCGCAAGCTCATCAGCATCTACAAGAAGAGCCGGCTGCCCGCGGCGAGCGCGCGCTAG